GCAACATTTCTCCGCGAAAGTGGTGTAAAACGAAGTCAAAGAAAAACATTATGAAATGCGTCATTAtttcacaataattttaaaaggaCAAATAAACACAGTTATTTTAAACACTAATTTTACAAAAGTTTACCGATGGATAGTGAATCCAAATTATGTTCAGGATTTTTGGAAAACCTGACAAatgaaaatgaacaaaattgtTCATTGAATCCAGAAACAGCAAGCGTTGAAAATGTTGGCGCGCAATGCAACAAAGGGCTTCGCGTAAAAGTGATTAcggaaattaatgaaaattccGACTATTCGAACAAGATAAAAGAGGTCAATAAAACTGATGGTTCACGAAAACGGGATGCTGCTTGTGCAGATCATACTACGTCCAAACGTTGTAAGTTGTCGGAAGAAGAAACATCAAAGTCTAATGGAGAACCTCAGGAAAAAGGATctgaatttcaaaatgaaagagAAGCAGAGAACACTGCTGATAGCAATACGGCAGAAGTCCGAAATCTGGAAGAGAACAACTGTGTGGTAAAAGTAAAAGTGGAGTGTTCGACCGATAGTAGCGATGAACTCAATATCAATAACGTTCCCACTAGCTCTGGAAGTTCTAATCAAGTCGATATAAAACCGGCAGTTAAGGTAGAAAAGGCCGAAGCTAGTTCCACTTTAAGGCAGTCTTGCCGCTTTGGCATCCGTTGCTATAGGTATGAAgaatatcataaaaattttgatttttatgagTAAAGAATAATTACATGgagttttgattatttaatcAGGCGAAATCCAATGCATCGTTCAGAAGAAGCTCACCCAGGCGATCACGACTACCGGAGACCTATTTATCCACCTCCTCCTAAAGGCACACCTGAGTGTCCTTTTGGTGATCAATGTTACCGTCGAAATCCAATACATTTTGAGCAGTTCAACCATCCTCCAGAaagtaaataattacaaattgcaaaactgattaaaaattaattttgaaaaattcaattcgattttagattaaaaactttattttcgta
The sequence above is drawn from the Bactrocera tryoni isolate S06 chromosome 1, CSIRO_BtryS06_freeze2, whole genome shotgun sequence genome and encodes:
- the LOC120771276 gene encoding aprataxin and PNK-like factor, translated to MDSESKLCSGFLENLTNENEQNCSLNPETASVENVGAQCNKGLRVKVITEINENSDYSNKIKEVNKTDGSRKRDAACADHTTSKRCKLSEEETSKSNGEPQEKGSEFQNEREAENTADSNTAEVRNLEENNCVVKVKVECSTDSSDELNINNVPTSSGSSNQVDIKPAVKVEKAEASSTLRQSCRFGIRCYRRNPMHRSEEAHPGDHDYRRPIYPPPPKGTPECPFGDQCYRRNPIHFEQFNHPPETDFEQNYKNYRLRQRQRQQQRDDNTNINNSELDDDSEDPFNDEDAFDSDYVPNSDDEDDEDYDACDKAEE